In the genome of Pseudobacteroides sp., the window GATATCTGCCCGGAATAGTGTGCCATGTTGAATACGACATACTGTTTGCGTAGAATGCAGATATGAGTGCATCAATGTTTTTCTCAGCAGTTGCAGTTAAATTGGTTATAAACCCACCAAGGCTTATACCTGCAAGTACAACCTTTTGGTTTATGCTTTTCAGGTAGCATATAAGTGCACGAATGTCTGACACCGCTTGTTTTACAGATAATAGGGTTCTTCCTATATCGGTGCTGATCATTAATTCGCCGCAGTATTCTGAATCACTTCCTGCCCTAGGATTATGAAAGGGTAGAGATATAAAGTACACATCATAGCCTTTTTCCAGAAAACCTTCTAAAAATATATCTGATATTGCAGAATAATCTTTCATTCTCCAGCCGGGTACTAAGATTATTGATTTTGTT includes:
- a CDS encoding alpha/beta hydrolase, giving the protein MNKAFSYIIDRIALELLHRERSSKSHFSTDSNVDIADFYKKPSTPIFTLNPTDKPAIYSYTFRSEVDNNKCNELVHGLYYKNTSKPATKSIILVPGWRMKDYSAISDIFLEGFLEKGYDVYFISLPFHNPRAGSDSEYCGELMISTDIGRTLLSVKQAVSDIRALICYLKSINQKVVLAGISLGGFITNLTATAEKNIDALISAFYANSMSYSTWHTIPGRYLKRDFVANSFDYEKLKEKWDIFNPMPSFLPPFLSSQMTSTCPYQSNPI